In the genome of Rissa tridactyla isolate bRisTri1 chromosome Z, bRisTri1.patW.cur.20221130, whole genome shotgun sequence, the window CTAGAATTAGAGTATAATTTATATAGCATTGAGATTAGTAGGAATGAAGCATGTGCTGGATGCTTTTCCAAGGAAAGCGAAAGTTGTCTTAGAACATAAGTCTTTCAGACAAAGGAAAGCAGCAAGCGTGTGTTACATCCACACTACAGGTACAagtagaacagaaaagaaaaacagcaggaaCAGACTAAGCTGGCTCAATCCACGACCAAGCAGTGACACAAGGCATCTTCATCAGATAGGGCAGAGATAAAGAACAGCCACAGCCTTGGCCAGTTGCGTTGAATTATTTAATCAGTGGaaattttaagggtttttttggtttctggggtgggttgttttttggggttttttttgtttgcaagctTTTGCTTGCTGTGATTTTTAAGCACACAGCAGAAGTGGAGACAATAACTCTTTTGGGTCATCCAAGCACACGTGAAAGCTTTGGCTGTCAATTGATTCAAACTGCACTTCCTAAGTACACCTGTTCAGATATTTGCATATTTGTCACCAGTGCCATCAAAACACATGCTATGTGAGTGGATATGTGGAGAACTGAAGGGATGGGTGGGACCAGATGGGATTTATTTGAGATTGCTGAGGAAGGTAGTTGTTATCACTGCAAGGTCACTCTGTATCATCCTTGAAAGGTCACTGTGAACAGAAGAGGGCTGCATCACTAGGAAAAAGTAAATGTTACACCCATCTTCCCAGAAAGGTACGGAGAAGGATCAAGGGAACTCGGATCAATGAACCTCAGCTCACCACATGCAgccacagaggaggaggaggagttacTGCCATATAACTGGCTGGGTCATCACAGCAAGCCAGCAAATGTTCCCCGAATCATATTTTAATGATGAATACTTAAAAGGACCACAGCAAAAGATTTCCTTTGTGCTTGATGAGAAAACATTGCCAAGACATGCTAAAAAGTTACCTAAAACTGACCTATTTGCCTGGATTACAGCTTTTGCAAACAACCACGCTTTTAAGACGATCAATACTTTTTTGACTAGGAAGAAAAGCACTCGCTGCTTTAACCCCTGTTACACTGAAACAACTTCTATGCATGCAGACATAGAATAAGTGACAATCAAATGTACAAAGACGTACACAATAAGGCAAACAGATTTCAGTTTTTCTATATTTGTTTTGTGTATTACTGTTGCTGTACCACGTTGACTTGGGAAGCCCATGATTTCAGTCATTCCTGCACTCTGTGTGCGTCACTGTGCTTTACGTGACAGATGACATTAAGCTTTCACTTAATCAAAGTCATGGGTTTCATCAAACGCTATATGCTGGTGATTTCCCTTTAGCCTTTAATTCTCTCTTTcatgagaaacagaagaaattagAAGTCTTCTCCAAATctatgaaaaatgtataaaatgctGTAGTTATTAGTTCCAATTTCCAAATAATTGTTAGCACATGaagcaaaaaaatcacaatacTTAATATAtatatcatttttttatttccaagttATGCCTGTAAACAAGTTAGAGTACACTACAAAAATTTGCATGAATTTGCTACCACATAGTTGTACATGCTTTTAAATTGTGTTACATTTATCTCCATTTTCTCAACATTTAGTTAGACTAACCTCCtagaaggggggtgggggaaatctTTACTATAATCACAGAGTCTTGAGATTAAGCTTTAATTCGAAAGGATaaggaagagcagagggagggacaGACATACAAGAAGGAGCCTTGAACGGGATCACTTACTATTATATTCCAGTGCATTTCAAGGAATTTCAACAGCAGCACAAATACTGCTTGGAACAACAAAATCAAAGGTTCTGTAGCACTTTTGCTCTGCTGTACAGATAACACTCCATACGAAAATATCCTGAAATGCTAATGGTTATACAGAGTAATCTAGACTgcacaaaaaaatcacttttaaaattcaAGTGTCCCAAACGGGGTTCCACATATTCAACCATAATTTAGGGAGGAAAAATAAGGCAGTAATCCTTCTCCATCCTGGAAACTATTCTGAAAATCAGAGCATTCACCTATTCTCAAGTCTATGTTTGTCCACTGCTTACTGTCCTTAGAAATTCCTTGTCAGCTTACAATAAGCAGGGAAATTAACATAGAGACCCAAGGTAGACAAAGCCTTCACTAAGAAACTTACCTCGAGAGCAAACATTCTGTCCATCATACTTCTTGATGAGGTGGCATCAGCTACAATATGAACTTCCAGACCTCTGCCAATTAATTCCAATGCTGTTTGCTGGATGCAGACATGAGTCTACAGGGaagaaatcaaaggcaaaaaacccaccaTCAAACCATTATTATAAAACATGAGTAGCACAATGCCAAATTAGACTGCATAATTAATTAGGGTTCAAACATGTATTTTTCTACCCTGACATTACTAGGGAACTCAATGTGGGTTTTAAATGCCAACGAAGCTTGAGACAAGAGCCTGCAGTTTAGACATCTCTCATTTCAAATTTTATTATGAGATAATATGAAAGACAAGTAACCCAAGAATAATTTAACCTGTAGAGGGTATCTGAGCTCTAAGCAGtataaattgacttttttttttaaattacagaaagcaATGCTTAATACTATTGCAGGCAACAGACATTACCATAAAACAGAACAAGAATGGTAAGGCACATACTTCTACTCCAAACAGGACAACGCTGCGGACTCCAGGGATTTCTGCTAATGCTGCTTCGACTTCTGGCAACACCATTGAAAATTTTGTTTTGGGAAGCACAAGTTTAGCTCCTGTTAAATCAATTTCTTGCACAGTGTTGCCAAGACCTTTGGGATACTGTTCAGTTACAATAACTGGAATTCCTAAGAGCCGTGCACCTTGGAGCTGCAAGGGGGCAGGGAGGAAATCgtacaagaaaagaaattgttaAAGAATGATAATAGTAAAGATTTTGTTATTACATGAAACTAAATAACCAGTAAACTGgctgtatataaaataataatttatgtgTGTGAGCAAAACTTgctacaagaaaaaaagcaaaaaccataCCAGTCGTTGGCCCACACTGATGATATCCCCGAAGTACTTGATGGCAGGCCGGAATCGCTCTTGCATatcacaacagaaaaacacagtgCTTGAGGGTGTCAGGTTGCCCAAAGtagtcatctgaaaaaaaaaaaaagaaaaaaaaaaaaaaaagataatgttttcCATGGCAGTGAAGACcctttcagaaaagcagcagagtaAGAAAGATTCTGCAACACCTCTGCCAGGTAACAGATTTGTGTTCATTTAAGTCAAAATAGGATACAAGTTTTTCAAGCCTGATTTCGGTATGTTTCTAAATTCAAATGAACAGCTGATCCTAAGCGTTATAGCACAGTCATCAATAGGTAACCAAGATTTATTAGGTGGGAGACACAAGTAAATGTACATAGAAACTTCTGAACCCTGAAGGGGAGTGGAAGAGCATACTGCCTAaagtactgttaaaaaaaaaaaagaagtaacaaaaaGTACCAACAGCAAAATTACATTCctgaaattcttttttaaatctacagCTCTTGGTAGTGACATAAAATCAGGataaattaaagtttaaaaaaattcagacttCCACTGGTTTTCAATATTGTATGTACACATATTTTCAACAGTTTCATTGTGTAGTCAGGTTGTTTCATCCATGACATCTTTTAGCACAAGTCTGATGAAAGTCCAAAGGCTagaacaaaagcagagaagcttGTCAGTATTATGACCAGAAACTGAACTGAATACATTTTAATGATAGAAAAAATCTCCCAGTTTCCCTCCTACAGGCTACAGAGTAGggcagaagagggaggggagcgtgtgtgtaagaaaaaagaaatcaaagattgCATTTTCTCACTCTTTGAAAGAGTGCTTTGTATTTGTATAAAAGTACTTGCACTACCTGGAGAAGCAAAGGAGAAGGCTTCAGCTTGAGGctacagggaaagaaagaagcagctaCATACTATCATTTAGTTGTAAGGCAATTGAAGGGAAATTGCATCTGTTCAGGAGCTTTTCAGCAGACTGATAAATCAAATTGAATAAACTGCCTCTGGGAAGCAGACATTAATTGTATACACTTCATTTTTTGCAAATTGAGGTTGTgatgttttaaactaaaacaaaGTTATAAAACCTGTAAAATAGTACATTTTGGAAGAGCAGGGATATATTTTGTTTACGgcacaaggttttggtagtgcGAGGAGGCTGCACGGGTCACACTTTCgcgagaagatgccagaagcagcCCGATGTCAGACAGTCAGtaccagctggctccaagacggaTCCGCTGCTGACCAAAGCCCCAGCAATGGTGGTGGTGTCTACtgtgataacgtatttaagataacatatttaagaaagggtaaccaccgtgcaacagcagctgggagagaggagtgagaacatgtgagagaaacaactctgcagacaccaagctgagtaagaaggagagggaggaggtgctagaagcaccagagcagagattcccctgcacccatggtgaagaccatggtgaggcaggctgtccccctgcaaccCATCAAtatccacggtggagcagatgtccacctgcagcctgtggaggaccccacactggagcaggtgggtgcctgaaggaggctgtgatcccataagaagcccacgctggagcaggtatTCTGGCAGTACTTGTGACCCCACAAGGACCCACGCTAGAGCAATCCACTCCTGAAcgactgtaccccatggaaaggactcatgctggagcagtttctgaaggactgcagcctgtgggaaggacccacattgaaGAAGTTCATGAATGACTGTCTCCTGTGtgtgggaccccacgctggagcagagaAAGAGTGCGAGGAGGAAAGAGTGGCAGagacgaagtgttatgaactgaccacaatcccCATTCTCTGTCCCCTT includes:
- the ISOC1 gene encoding isochorismatase domain-containing protein 1, coding for MAAAEAAAPGGGGCPPAGGGSVPVLFCFSVFARPSSVPHGAGYELLIQKFLSLYGDQIDMHRKFVVQLFADEWSQYIDLPKGFLVSERCKLRLVPLQIQMTTLGNLTPSSTVFFCCDMQERFRPAIKYFGDIISVGQRLLQGARLLGIPVIVTEQYPKGLGNTVQEIDLTGAKLVLPKTKFSMVLPEVEAALAEIPGVRSVVLFGVETHVCIQQTALELIGRGLEVHIVADATSSRSMMDRMFALERLARTGIIVTTSEAILLQLVADKEHPKFKEIQNLIKASAPESGLLSKV